TGGTTAGGCCCAGAAACGCGATAAATAGGCCGATCCCACTAGAAATCGCATATTTCAAATCACTAGGAATCGCATCAATGATCAACTCACGCAGTTTGAAGATCGTGATCACCATGAAAATCAACGAAGCCACGAACACACCGGCTAAAGCCGTTTGCCACGGTACTTTCATTCCAATAACCACTGAATAAGCGAAAAAGGCATTGATCCCTAACGCTGGTGCCGTGGCAATTGGGTATTTAGCTAATATGCCCATCAGCAAGCAGCCTAGTGCACTGGCTAAAGCCGTCGCCGTAAATACTGCCCCTTTATTCATCCCTGAAGCGCCAAGCACGCTAGGATTAACAAATAATATATAGGCCATTGAAATGAATGTGGTAAAACCGGCTAAAATTTCCCGCCGGACTGTTGTATTTAACTCATCTAACTGAAAATACTTTTTAATCGCTGTCACTAAGCCATCCCATCTCTCTTATTATAATCACAACAAGCTAAATCATATAATAGCATTTTCTGAAAGTAAATAGCTAGCTGCCTGAAAAATGATTTTCTCCGCATCATTACCAGTATGAACCGCTAAATTTGCAAGACTTAAAATCAATTAAGGCAACTGCACAACCAATATTAGGCCAACTAACGAATCAGACATTCTTACATCAAAATATAAAGCGCTTTCTAAAAACTGCAGTATAATGAGTTTAGTTTTAAGGGAAGAAGGATGGCAAATGGCCAAAATTTTATGTGTTTTATATCCAGATCCAGTTGATGGCTACCCAACCGAGTATGCACGCGATTCAGTACCTAAAATCACGCACTATCCCGATGGCAGCACCGTTCCTACTCCAAGTGCAATCGACTTTACACCAGGACAGCTATTAGGTAGTGTTTCTGGCGAACTGGGATTACGCAAATTTCTTGAAGCGCAAGGTCATGAATTGATCGTAACTTCGGATAAGGAAGGTCCCGATTCTGTTTTCGAACGTGAACTACCTGATGCCGATGTTGTGATTTCCCAACCGTTCTGGCCAGCTTATCTAACTGCCGAACGAATCGCTAAAGCTAAGAAATTAAAGTTAGCGATCACTGCCGGCATTGGTTCTGATCATGTAGATCTTAACGCTGCTAACGAACACAATATTACGGTTGCTGAAGTCACCTATAGCAATAGCATCAGTGTAGCTGAACACGACGTAATGCAGGTTCTAGCGTTAGTCCGCAACTTTGTACCTGCTCATGATGTAATTCGTTCTGGCGGCTGGAACATCGCTGATATTGTTGAACATGCTTATGACCTAGAAGGAATGACCGTTGGTGTCGTTGGTGCTGGTCGAATTGGCCAAGCAGTGCTTAAGCGGCTCAAACCGTTTGATGTTAAACTGTTCTACACTAAGCGCCATCAATTATCTGCTGAACTAGAACAAGAATTAGGTGCAACTTACATTAAAGATGTGCACGAATTAGCTCAAAAGATGGACGTCGTGGTCCTATGTCCACCATTGCATAGTGAAACCTATCATATGTTCGACACTGATATGATCAGCTCAATGAAGCGTGGCGCTTATATTGTCAATGATAGTCGCGGTGAATTAGTCGATCGTGACGCAATTGTCGCAGCATTGAAATCTGGTCAATTAGCTGGTTATGCGGGCGATGTCTGGTACCCACAACCGGCGCCAGCAGATCATCCTTGGCGCACAATGCCATATGAGGCAATGACACCCCATATGTCAGGCACCACACTTTCAGCTCAGGCGCGTTATGCCGCTGGAACACGTGAAATTCTGGAAGACTTTCTAGCGAATAAACCCATTCGCCCAGAATATTTGATTGCGGAAGGCGGTCATTTGGCTGGCACCGGTGCAAAGGCCTATACAGTCAAAAAAGGCCAAGACACTCCCGGTAGCGGCCATCGGGAAGCTTGACCTAAAAAAATACAACTAAAAAATACCCTATAATCGTTAGACCAACCAGCCTAATGATCGTAGAGTATTTTTTATACCGACTAACTACAATTTACCACCAAAAACTGGGAAACTGCTGGCAGCGCCGTAGTCTAATGGCTTAACTTGATGTAAAACTGCCATATCAGCTTCAGTGATCGTAAAGTTCAGCTCAGCATTAGCCTGCATATGTGCCGGATTCGTTGTCTTCGGCAAAACAACCGTTCCTAATTGCCAAGCATAGCGAATCGAAAGCTGCGCCATACTGACCTGATATTTGGCCGCCATCTGCTTGATCGTCTCATTTTGCAAAGCTAACCCATGGGCGATTGGTGAAAAAGCTTCAACGATGATGCCATTATCACGAGAATAATCGATCAATGTTTGCGGTGTCGCACCGATGTGAACCAAAATCTGATTGACCATTGGTTTAGTGGTACCATTGACAATCAAATTATCGAGGTCAGGCTTTTGAAAACTAGAAACGCCGATTGCCCGTAATTTACCAGCCTGCATAGCCGCTTCCAACGCACGCCAAGTTTCTAAATTACCGGTAAAATGGCGCTCGTCTGATTGGTTAACTTCTGCCCAAGGTTGCGGATTGTGAATGATCATCATATCTAAATAATCCAAGCCCATTTTGCTTAAAGTCACATCGATCGACTTTTTGGCCGTGGCATAATCTTTAATTTCAGCGGCAATCTTCGAATTAACGAAAATTTGTTCACGTTTAATACCAGATGTCCGGATACCTTCACCAACACCACGTTCATTACCATAAGCTTGTGCGGTATCAATATGTCGATAACCGATTTCAAGCGCCTGGCGAACTGCAGTACCAACTTGATCATCCGCAATTTCCCAAGTTCCAAGCGCCAAGCGCGGTATTTTTACCCCGTTACTTAACTCGTAGGTTTCAGCAAATAGATTCATTACTTTTTCCCCATTTCTCAATTCGGTTGCTTTAAACCTCTTGACCAGTTGGCCGAATAACCATTTCATTGACTGCCATATTAGCTGGTGTATTGATCACAAACGCGACTGCCCGGGCAATCTCATCAGCCTCTAAGACCAGCATATTCGCACCAGGCTGTTGCATTGCCGCTTCTAAACCAGTGCGTACTTCAGCATTATTGATTGAATTGAACAACTCTGTTTTGACAGAACCCGGAGCAATAACCGTCGTTTTAATATTATTTTGCCGCTCCTCTTGCCGCAATCCTTCCATGATCGCCCGCACAGCGTATTTGGTGCCAGAATAAGCCGCATAACCAGGTAAAACTTCATAGCCTAATACAGAGGATGTGGTGATAATGTGCCCACTTTTTTGTTTGCGCATTATTGGTAATACCGCATTAATGCCGTTTAAAACGCCATTAACATTGATATCTAGCATCTGTTGCCATTCTTGCTGGGCACCTTGATTCAGATTGTTGACCGGCATGATGCCAGCGTTATTGAAAAGAACATCGATACGCCCATATTCTGCCAATGTACCAGTGATTACTGCTTGAACGTCCGCTGCCTTAGTTACATCAGCTGTAAATACTTTGATCGTAGCCGTCGGATTTTGTGCTTGAATTGCCGTCAAACGATCTAAACGACGAGCAGCTAGGCTAAGTTTGGCGCCTTGACTAGCTAATAAATTGGCAGTGGCTGCACCAATGCCACTAGAAGCACCCATGATCACAACCACTTTACCTTTCATACTCATATTAATCTTGCTCCTTATCTTTAATTATTTTAATCATTCTAGCCGGCACACCTGCAACAACCCTATTAGCCGCAACATTACGTGTAACGACAGCACCGGCAGCAACGATCGCATTGACACCGATCGTCACTCCTGGCGTCACCGTGACGTTGGCACCTAACCAAGCATTGTCGTGAATATAAACTGGTTGTAACTCTAGATTACGCCGCTCGGCTGGTTCTATACGATGATTGACCGATGCAATTGTGACGTTAGGGCCAATCAGCACGTGATCACCAATATAAATACCACCGAGATCGGTAAACATTGAACCACTATTGATAAACACTTGTTTACCAATGTGTAAGTTGCGTCCAAAATCAGTCCAAAATGGCAAACGAATCTCCGTTGTGGGATCGATCCGTTCATTGGTGATTTGACTGACTAAAGCGTTAATTTCACTTTGACTATGTGCCCCAGTATTTAATGCTTGTACTAGCTGTTGATTTCGTGCATTAACAGCTTCAACTTAATCATAAGCAGCTGTGCCCAGATCCATTTTCATTTCATCATCACCTCTATAAAAATGGTACTGTCAAACGTACCTCGTTTTTGTTATTAATTTCCGAATATTAAAAAACACCCGAACGTCTTTTTCTGGTATTCTTGGTGTGCGAACAACAAGAAAATCCAGAAAGAAGGATTCGAGTGCATACACCATTAATAGCCTATTTAGTTCTAATAATCAAGCTCCAAAGACAAATTATTTTGATCCTTTTAGCTCAGTTGGCTGAGATCTTTGATCATTCACGGCTGCCAAGCGCTGATAAACCGGTATTCAAGCGTTTTAACCAATTTCAGGTCGATGAGAAAGTCCCACTACTTCAAGCTGATATCGGTTCTGAAGCCCTCGACTACCAGCAGTTGATCGCTGAGTCGCTTGAAAAGAACGGTAAGCCGATACTGCCAGTCAGGCGGCGTAAACCAATCAGCTTTGCGGCGCAAGACTGTCCGCGGTGCTCGGCACCACAGGACTATCTTTACGCCAATAACGGTGCTGGCGGTCAGCTACGGTGCAAGGTCTGTCAGTTCAAGTTTCAAGATGGTCACGCCGAGAAGAATAAGACGGTCGCTTTACGTTGTCCTTATTGCCAGAATCGCCTGAGTATTCACAACCGTCGGACCAAGTTCGACGTCTGGTGTTGTTACAACGATAAGTGCGCTTTTCGCCTTGGTGCGATCGCCGCAATGTCACCGGCTGAAGTCGCTGACTTCAACGTCCATCCAACTGCCCACAAGGTGCGCTACACTTGGCGAACCTACAACTTTGAACTTAAAGGCATTGCGCCAGAATCGCCGATCCAAGCACCGGTAGACCTCGATCGGATTCAAGCCAGCCCTGAAGTGCTGGGCTTGGTGCTGACCTATCACATCAACTATGGTCTGTCAGCGCGGCGAACCGCGGCGATCATGTACGATATCCATGGCGTTAAAATCTCACACCAGACAATCCATAACTACGAAATGGCGGTAGCCGCTGTTGTCCGGCCTTTCTGGGCGAATTATCCTTACGCACTGTCCGATCAGATTGTTGGTGACGAGACTTACGTGCGCGTGAAAGACAAGTGGCACTATATCTTCTACTTCTACGACGCCAAGTGTAAGCTCATTCTCGCCGACTACGTGACCCCTAATCGCACAACCGAATCAGCGGTCATTGCGATCAACCAAGTCCTCCAAAAGATGCCTCAGATCCCTGAGAAGCTTAACTTCGTCGTTGACGCGAATCCGATCTACCAAGTTGCCCAGATCTATTTTGCACAACAGGGCATCAAGTTTGGCATTCACCAGGTTGTTGGTCTTGAAAACAAAGATGAGATCAGTCGTGAGTACCGCTTCTTAAAGCAAACCATTGAGCGCTTGAATCGTTCCTACAAAGAAAATTATCGTTCCAGTACCGGCTTTGGCTCTGCCACAGGTTCAGCGAGTTACACGGCACTTTATTCAGCGGCCTATAACTTCTTGCGGCCTCATGAAGCACTGCATTACCGCATTCCTGTTGAGTTACCACAACTCAAACCGTTTGAACGAATGCCGGACAAATGGCTGGCGCTAATTGAACTAGCGCAGTCTCAATTACCAACAGCAGCCTAGATATTCTGAAAAATCAGACTAACTAAGGCTTAATTTGTGTACCCTAGAACACATAAAATAGGCAAGATCCAGTGAGAAGCAACACCTGAATTAAGTTCGATTCATCCGTGAACGGTGATTCCATATATTAATCGTCATCCCCCTTGAACATCCGGTTTTGAACTTGGGTTTCATGGAACTTTAGACGTTACCATAAAAATTAGTAATTAAGTCGCACTTAACAATTGACTCTAGTATAAAGACTCACTATTATAATGTTAAATACTTATTAAACACCATTATCGATAACTTTTAATTATAGTTAAATATTATTGGAGGTTTGCTATGGATATTCGCGTTTTACATTATTTTGTTGCTGTTGCACAAGAACAGAATTTTTCTCGGGCAGCACAAATAGTCCACGTCTCACAACCCGCATTATCACGCCAAATTACCGATCTAGAAACTGAATTGGGCGTACATTTATTCAACCGACGCCACCGCCAAGTTAGTCTAACTCAGGAAGGGCACTACTTGCTTGAACGCGCACAAGAGATTATCGGTCTAGTCGATAAAACAACTTATAACTTACAAAAACAAGCGGTAGTCAGTGGGACATTAGATATTGGTGCTGGCGAAAGTATTGCCATCAAAACGGTCATGCAAACCACTCAACAGATCATTCATCAATACCCTGAAATTCATGTTAATTTGCATAGTGGTGATGCTGATACGATTCAAAACAAATTAGATAGTGGCATTTTAGAATTTGGCGTCATCATGGGCCGCCGTCAACTAGATAATTACAATACACTACGTTTACCCGTTGATAATCGATGGGGCGTGATCATGCGCGCCGATGAACAGTTAGCGCTTAAGGAAACGATTCAACCTAGTGATTTAATTGGTCGCCCCTTACTCAGTTCTAAACAAGCGATCCAACGCGGTATTTTTCAAGAATGGGCAGCAGGTCTGTTTGATCAACTTAATTTCATCGGTACTTATAACCTGATTTTCAATGCCAGTTTGTTAGTTAAAACTGGTGCTTGCATTGCCTTAACTTATGAAAATATAGTCAATGTTTCTCCTGATAGCGGCTTAGTTTTCCGACCATTAACACCACAATTAATTGACCCTAATATTCTAATTTGGTCTAAAAATCGGCAATTGCCTAATGTCAGCCAGCTATTTTTAACTACCTTACAGCAAGCAATAAAATAAGCGCTGCACCTATTTTTAGCAATGTCATTAAGTTAGTGACTTGACAATTATTAGTCCCTGAGGAAATCGCTCGGCTAATTTTAAAACCACCTGATTAGTCATTTCATGATTGCTAATTGGGTGGTTTTTATAATTTAAAGCTAATTTAAAGCGCACTAAAATAAGGGCGACGCAAGATTAGGTTGTCAGTTTACGCGACTCGATAAATAAAACTAACCGCACGCTTAGGTTTTAGTCGCCGCTTATTTTTACGCCCGGGGCGAATCGGGACTAAGTAGGTGCCAAGCTGAATCAATAACGCTTGAAACTTTGCCTGCTGGTTATTGCGGTAATAATACCGCACGATCCTAGTGGCCAGTTTAAAATTAATGGTGTCCCAATGATGGTGATCGGTCTGCGCGACGTAAGCTTGATTAACGGCTGCACTAACCACATTGTACATGATTAAGTTGGCGTAAAGTTCCATTTCAATAAACTGGTCTTTTTTGGAATGAAATTGAATGGCGCCAAGATCATATTTTAGCTTAGAAAAAGCGGTTTCGATGCCCCAGCGCAAATGATATAACCGTTTCATTCGTGGTAATGGAAACTGCTTTGCCGGAAGATTAGTGATCAAGACTTCCCACGCTGGCTTACCGTCAGCTGTTGTCCCAATTTGAAATTTACAAGCCCGGAATTTAACGGTACAAAAGACGCCAAAATCCCACCGCCGATCTTTGGTATTTTTGGAACGAAATGGTTGGTACTGGTGCCAATAATGTTGAATACAATGAATGTTTTCACTACTTTTATGCGTAACGTAATAATGATTAGAAGTGGTCACGCGGCACGCGATTGCTTGATCACACTCACCATCTGGCAAATTTTGAATTTCTTTGATACTGCCGCCTAACTTGGCTCGAATAAGATAATGCAACCCCTGGTGCCGGTTTAGATTTTCAATTAGATTAAAGCTTGGGTAGCCACGGTCCATCATCACGATCGAATCGTCTGGTAGGTGATCAAGCATGGCTAAAACACTGCCGCGTTCGTCCATTGCCGTTTTGGGTTGGCTAATACAGTCTTGATAGCTTTTATTTAACAAGTCGTATAAAGTATTAACATGCATTTGACAATAAGGCTTATTTTTTGAAAAATCACAAACGTACTTTGAAGTAGGATTCCAAGGCAGATCAAAGTCCGAGCCATCGATCGCTAATACATGGTAATGGTGATCCAACAGTTGCGCGTTAGCTATTTGCTGGCTGAATTGATGAAAAATATGTTTGAAGCAGTCGGGTTTTAGCTTACCTTTTTGTTGTTCAAAGGCAGAAGCTGAAACTTGTTCATCAATACCAGGAAAAGCATTGAATAACTCAATGTTAAGGCTGTTACCCTGCATATTAAGCATCGTTTTAATCATCGTACCAGCAGTTAATTTCCGTTTACGCGTAAAATCCTGTGGTGAATGAGTGTAATCATGAATATGGCTAACTGTTTCATTGATAATTTGGTCCAGAACGCTTAAACTATTAGTTGGGTTTAACATTAGTGACACACTCCTTATCGGTATTGGATTGTTACAATTAGACCTGTGGAGGAGAAGGTTTAGTGCCTTCCCCTTTTAGTTTACCAAGTTTAAAGTAAAAAATAAGGCTTCAGCTACATAAATGATGTAGCTGAAGCCCTATTCTTTTTTGTCAATAGCTTAACTTAATGACATTGGACAAATCTCTGTTATCATTGATGTTCCAACACAAAAATGAAAGAGGTTATTGTCTTGATGCAAGAACAGAATACCACAGTCCGAGAAAAAGGTCACCACCTAACTTCATTTGAGCGCGGCAGAATCGCCACGCTACACAGCCAAGGATACTCTAACCGCGCAATTGCTAGAGTTATCGGCGTTTGTCATCAAACAATCAGTAATGAACTACGCCGTGGTGAGATCGACCAAGTTAAAAAAGTGAACGGTCAACGGCAATATCACCGCGAGTACTCGCCAGAAGCGGCACAGGCCAAATACGAAGCTAACCGAATGTCCTGTCATCGACCTTTGAAACTCGCTGGTGTCGCTGACTTTATCCACTACTTTACGGCCCATTTGCACCAAGACGGTTGGTCGCCTGATGCCGCGGTGGGCCGTGCTAAACTTGAAGGCTTATATCAACCTGAGGAGATGGTTTCGACCAAGACGTTATACCACTATATCGATGCGCAACTACTTGAAGTCCGTAATCTTGATCTGCTCGAAAAAAACCGGCGCCGCACCAAACACCACCATTCACCCAAGCATAAGCGTCTGGCCGGACGAAGTATCGAAGAGCGACCTAAAAGTATTGATCAGCGCCAAGAGTTCGGTCACTTTGAGTTGGATACCGTAGTCGGTAAACGTAACGGCCAAGAAAGTGTCATTCTAACGCTGATCGAGCGCCAATCTCGCTGTCAGATCCTGCGTTTGATTGATGGCCGTGACGCCGATTCAGTCAACTACGAACTGGCTAAGATCTGCCAAGAATATGGACACATCATGAAGTCCGTTACCGCTGACAACGGGGCAGAATTCGCAGCGGCGGGGACGGTGCTTGACGGGGTTGCCGACCTTTATTATGCCCACCCTTACCGCTCTTCAGAACGAGGCACAAATGAGGCGCATAATCGAATGATCCGTCGTGATGTGCCTAAGGGCCTGTCCATGGATACTTTAGGCCCTAGTGATATCCAAGCAGTGGAAGCCAAGCTAAACAACTTACCACGCCGGCAGTCAGGTTACCAAACCCCAAAAGAGCTTTTCTCCGCTGCCGCTGGCTAAAGATTGAATCTTTAAAATATGAATATCAATGAAAATACTGTCTTACCGGGATTTATTGCGTGGCTAATTTGTTCTTGCAATTTGGGGAAATTTAGTTACATGCTTTACAATTCAACTTTATGATTGCCAAAACAAATAGCACCAGTAAAATTAGCTTTCGCTATTTTACTGGTGCTATATTAATGAAATAGAATTAACTTGTTGCCACTTGTTTTTAAAAAACTTTTTATTACGAACCATACTTATCAATTGGAGTAAATAAACGCACAGCAAAGCTAAGTCAGGTGCTTTGTGACACTGATTTAGCCATAATCTTTACTTTTACCAAGCTATTTAAATCGCAACAAAGTTAGATATTTTATCTACCTAAATTAGTCCAATGTTAATACCGTCACTGATTCAATGTGCTGCGTTAATGGGAACATATCAACTGGCTGCGTTTTTTCAGCATGATAACCAAATTCTTGCAATAAGGCGATATCGCGGCCAAGCGTTGCTGGATTGCAGCTAACGTAGACGATCCGCTTGGGTTTCATCACGCCAACGGCTTCAACAAAGGTACTAGCTAAGCCTTTGCGTGGTGGATCAACCACCAATACATCGGCTTCGAGACCTTCTTCACGCCATTCTT
This is a stretch of genomic DNA from Loigolactobacillus coryniformis subsp. coryniformis KCTC 3167 = DSM 20001. It encodes these proteins:
- a CDS encoding aldo/keto reductase: MNLFAETYELSNGVKIPRLALGTWEIADDQVGTAVRQALEIGYRHIDTAQAYGNERGVGEGIRTSGIKREQIFVNSKIAAEIKDYATAKKSIDVTLSKMGLDYLDMMIIHNPQPWAEVNQSDERHFTGNLETWRALEAAMQAGKLRAIGVSSFQKPDLDNLIVNGTTKPMVNQILVHIGATPQTLIDYSRDNGIIVEAFSPIAHGLALQNETIKQMAAKYQVSMAQLSIRYAWQLGTVVLPKTTNPAHMQANAELNFTITEADMAVLHQVKPLDYGAASSFPVFGGKL
- a CDS encoding NAD-dependent formate dehydrogenase, translating into MAKILCVLYPDPVDGYPTEYARDSVPKITHYPDGSTVPTPSAIDFTPGQLLGSVSGELGLRKFLEAQGHELIVTSDKEGPDSVFERELPDADVVISQPFWPAYLTAERIAKAKKLKLAITAGIGSDHVDLNAANEHNITVAEVTYSNSISVAEHDVMQVLALVRNFVPAHDVIRSGGWNIADIVEHAYDLEGMTVGVVGAGRIGQAVLKRLKPFDVKLFYTKRHQLSAELEQELGATYIKDVHELAQKMDVVVLCPPLHSETYHMFDTDMISSMKRGAYIVNDSRGELVDRDAIVAALKSGQLAGYAGDVWYPQPAPADHPWRTMPYEAMTPHMSGTTLSAQARYAAGTREILEDFLANKPIRPEYLIAEGGHLAGTGAKAYTVKKGQDTPGSGHREA
- a CDS encoding IS4 family transposase, yielding MLNPTNSLSVLDQIINETVSHIHDYTHSPQDFTRKRKLTAGTMIKTMLNMQGNSLNIELFNAFPGIDEQVSASAFEQQKGKLKPDCFKHIFHQFSQQIANAQLLDHHYHVLAIDGSDFDLPWNPTSKYVCDFSKNKPYCQMHVNTLYDLLNKSYQDCISQPKTAMDERGSVLAMLDHLPDDSIVMMDRGYPSFNLIENLNRHQGLHYLIRAKLGGSIKEIQNLPDGECDQAIACRVTTSNHYYVTHKSSENIHCIQHYWHQYQPFRSKNTKDRRWDFGVFCTVKFRACKFQIGTTADGKPAWEVLITNLPAKQFPLPRMKRLYHLRWGIETAFSKLKYDLGAIQFHSKKDQFIEMELYANLIMYNVVSAAVNQAYVAQTDHHHWDTINFKLATRIVRYYYRNNQQAKFQALLIQLGTYLVPIRPGRKNKRRLKPKRAVSFIYRVA
- a CDS encoding SDR family oxidoreductase, encoding MSMKGKVVVIMGASSGIGAATANLLASQGAKLSLAARRLDRLTAIQAQNPTATIKVFTADVTKAADVQAVITGTLAEYGRIDVLFNNAGIMPVNNLNQGAQQEWQQMLDINVNGVLNGINAVLPIMRKQKSGHIITTSSVLGYEVLPGYAAYSGTKYAVRAIMEGLRQEERQNNIKTTVIAPGSVKTELFNSINNAEVRTGLEAAMQQPGANMLVLEADEIARAVAFVINTPANMAVNEMVIRPTGQEV
- a CDS encoding LysR family transcriptional regulator; protein product: MDIRVLHYFVAVAQEQNFSRAAQIVHVSQPALSRQITDLETELGVHLFNRRHRQVSLTQEGHYLLERAQEIIGLVDKTTYNLQKQAVVSGTLDIGAGESIAIKTVMQTTQQIIHQYPEIHVNLHSGDADTIQNKLDSGILEFGVIMGRRQLDNYNTLRLPVDNRWGVIMRADEQLALKETIQPSDLIGRPLLSSKQAIQRGIFQEWAAGLFDQLNFIGTYNLIFNASLLVKTGACIALTYENIVNVSPDSGLVFRPLTPQLIDPNILIWSKNRQLPNVSQLFLTTLQQAIK
- a CDS encoding IS30 family transposase, which translates into the protein MQEQNTTVREKGHHLTSFERGRIATLHSQGYSNRAIARVIGVCHQTISNELRRGEIDQVKKVNGQRQYHREYSPEAAQAKYEANRMSCHRPLKLAGVADFIHYFTAHLHQDGWSPDAAVGRAKLEGLYQPEEMVSTKTLYHYIDAQLLEVRNLDLLEKNRRRTKHHHSPKHKRLAGRSIEERPKSIDQRQEFGHFELDTVVGKRNGQESVILTLIERQSRCQILRLIDGRDADSVNYELAKICQEYGHIMKSVTADNGAEFAAAGTVLDGVADLYYAHPYRSSERGTNEAHNRMIRRDVPKGLSMDTLGPSDIQAVEAKLNNLPRRQSGYQTPKELFSAAAG
- a CDS encoding DDE-type integrase/transposase/recombinase; amino-acid sequence: MHTPLIAYLVLIIKLQRQIILILLAQLAEIFDHSRLPSADKPVFKRFNQFQVDEKVPLLQADIGSEALDYQQLIAESLEKNGKPILPVRRRKPISFAAQDCPRCSAPQDYLYANNGAGGQLRCKVCQFKFQDGHAEKNKTVALRCPYCQNRLSIHNRRTKFDVWCCYNDKCAFRLGAIAAMSPAEVADFNVHPTAHKVRYTWRTYNFELKGIAPESPIQAPVDLDRIQASPEVLGLVLTYHINYGLSARRTAAIMYDIHGVKISHQTIHNYEMAVAAVVRPFWANYPYALSDQIVGDETYVRVKDKWHYIFYFYDAKCKLILADYVTPNRTTESAVIAINQVLQKMPQIPEKLNFVVDANPIYQVAQIYFAQQGIKFGIHQVVGLENKDEISREYRFLKQTIERLNRSYKENYRSSTGFGSATGSASYTALYSAAYNFLRPHEALHYRIPVELPQLKPFERMPDKWLALIELAQSQLPTAA